Proteins encoded by one window of Triplophysa rosa unplaced genomic scaffold, Trosa_1v2 scaffold207_ERROPOS430718, whole genome shotgun sequence:
- the rab28 gene encoding ras-related protein Rab-28 yields the protein MSDSEEEIQERQLKIVLLGDGASGKTSLSTRFAQEAFGKQYKQTIGLDFFLKRITLPGNLNVTLQVWDIGGQTIGGKMLDKYIYGAQLT from the exons ATGTCGGACTCAGAGGAGGAGATTCAGGAGCGACAACTGAAGATCGTGCTGCTAGGAGACGGAGCGTCTGGAAAG acatCTCTCTCCACCCGCTTCGCACAAGAGGCTTTTGGGAAACAGTATAAACAGACGATTGGGCTGGACTTCTTCCTCAAGAGAATCACTCTGCCAG GGAATCTGAATGTGACGctacaggtgtgggacattggAGGACAGACGATTGGAGGAAAAATGCTTGACAAGTACATCTATGGAGCacag TTGACCTAG